A region of [Bacteroides] pectinophilus DNA encodes the following proteins:
- a CDS encoding HAD hydrolase-like protein: protein MKKYILFDLDGTLTEPKEGITKSVQYALDSIGIHEPDLNNLIKFIGPPLEVSFKEYYGLNDADTKEAVKRYRERYKDVGIFENSIYDGVTDMLDALKKQGAELALATSKPDIFAERIVDEYGMRPYLDVVAGGKINGSCVKADVIREAFEKLGIGEDDKKKVIMVGDREHDIIGANECGIESVGVYFGYAAPGELEAAGATYIVSSMGELKQLLLELSSEAQEEEGQR from the coding sequence ATGAAAAAGTATATCCTTTTTGACCTTGACGGAACGCTCACAGAGCCAAAAGAAGGTATAACAAAAAGTGTTCAATATGCACTTGATTCTATCGGAATACATGAACCGGACCTTAATAATCTGATAAAGTTCATCGGACCTCCGCTTGAAGTATCATTTAAGGAATATTACGGACTTAATGATGCTGATACTAAGGAAGCCGTAAAAAGATACAGAGAGCGCTATAAAGATGTAGGGATATTTGAAAACAGTATATATGACGGTGTTACGGATATGCTTGACGCACTTAAGAAACAGGGAGCGGAACTTGCACTTGCAACATCCAAGCCTGACATATTTGCCGAGAGAATTGTCGATGAATACGGAATGCGTCCTTATCTTGATGTGGTTGCCGGAGGTAAGATAAATGGGAGCTGCGTCAAAGCGGATGTTATCAGGGAAGCATTTGAAAAGCTTGGAATAGGCGAAGATGACAAAAAGAAAGTTATCATGGTCGGAGACCGTGAGCATGATATAATCGGCGCCAATGAATGCGGCATAGAATCTGTAGGAGTGTACTTTGGATATGCTGCGCCCGGAGAGCTTGAGGCCGCAGGCGCAACATATATAGTATCATCAATGGGGGAGCTTAAACAGCTTCTTTTGGAATTATCTTCTGAAGCACAGGAAGAAGAAGGGCAGCGATAA